The following are encoded in a window of Streptomyces sp. Go-475 genomic DNA:
- a CDS encoding acyltransferase domain-containing protein: MNDVRPAADGRDGGTPRPVALLLPGQGAQHPRMAAGLMAAEPVFAEAMEEALTALADAGGPGGHGTGLRADWLGSLDTALTDHVTRSQPLLFAVDYALGRLVLGWGVRPVALLGHSIGEVAAAVLSGVFTLPDAAAMVHDRVARLADAPPGGMVAVAATREEVAPFLTDGVVVGAVNALRQTVLAGPDDPLRTVTAALADAGFVLQRVPASTAFHSPALAPAMSGADERIAALPVGEPRIPVMSGYTARFLTPAEAKDPAFWTRQPVAPVLFWPALDALLAQGGDLVLVETGPGQGLSQLARRHPAVRSGRCAVVPLLPARPGTAEDDVTAVRAAAAALRDLAGAPEARPV; encoded by the coding sequence ATGAACGACGTGCGACCGGCAGCGGACGGGCGGGACGGTGGCACCCCCCGCCCGGTCGCCCTGCTGCTGCCCGGCCAGGGAGCGCAGCACCCGCGCATGGCCGCGGGCCTGATGGCCGCCGAGCCCGTCTTCGCCGAGGCGATGGAGGAGGCCCTGACCGCGCTGGCGGACGCCGGCGGGCCGGGCGGCCACGGCACCGGCCTGCGCGCGGACTGGCTCGGATCCCTCGACACCGCGCTGACGGACCACGTCACGCGCTCCCAGCCCCTGCTGTTCGCGGTGGACTACGCCCTCGGACGGCTCGTGCTCGGCTGGGGCGTGCGGCCCGTCGCCCTGCTCGGCCACAGCATCGGCGAGGTGGCCGCCGCGGTCCTCTCCGGCGTCTTCACGCTGCCGGACGCCGCCGCCATGGTGCACGACCGCGTCGCCCGGCTGGCGGACGCGCCGCCCGGCGGGATGGTCGCCGTCGCCGCCACCCGGGAGGAGGTGGCGCCCTTCCTCACCGACGGTGTGGTCGTCGGCGCCGTCAACGCCCTGCGGCAGACGGTCCTGGCCGGACCCGACGACCCGCTGCGCACCGTCACGGCGGCCCTGGCCGACGCCGGTTTCGTGCTCCAGCGCGTACCGGCCTCGACGGCGTTCCACAGCCCCGCCCTCGCCCCGGCCATGAGCGGTGCCGACGAGCGGATCGCCGCGCTGCCCGTCGGCGAGCCCCGGATCCCGGTCATGTCCGGGTACACGGCCCGGTTCCTGACGCCCGCGGAGGCGAAGGACCCGGCGTTCTGGACGCGGCAGCCGGTGGCGCCGGTGCTGTTCTGGCCCGCCCTCGACGCCCTCCTCGCCCAGGGCGGCGACCTGGTGCTGGTCGAGACCGGGCCCGGGCAGGGGCTGTCGCAACTGGCCCGCCGCCACCCGGCGGTGCGCTCCGGCCGCTGTGCCGTCGTCCCGCTGCTGCCGGCCCGGCCGGGAACCGCCGAGGACGACGTGACCGCCGTACGCGCCGCCGCCGCGGCGCTGCGGGACCTCGCCGGCGCACCGGAGGCGCGGCCCGTGTAG
- a CDS encoding activator-dependent family glycosyltransferase: protein MRVLLTAFAQDAHLNGVVPLAWALRTAGHEVRVASQPAAVESITRAGLTAVPVGDDHRMDAVIPTVGTGMLMHHLDRDYLENRPERLSLDFLRASNAMLTATFYAQINNDSMIDALVDYARFWQPDLVLWEPFTFAGAVAAKATGAAHARLLAFPDLFANTHLTLRRRQAELPAELRDDPLEEWLAYTLDRHGAAFDPDVVTGQWSVDQMPPGVRMELGLPTVPTRYVPYNGPGPAVVPDWLRRPPERRRVCLTLGLTIRDTEFPNAVDVDEVFASLADLDVEVVATLSEKELAQVSRVPDNTRVVDHVALLALLPTCSAIVHHGGAGTWATAAAHGVPQVALGWMWDAIYRAQRVEELGAGLHLHSEGLTVEVLRDKLVRVLDDPSFTEGARRLRLAMLSAPSPNEVVPTIEKLTARHRPVAAAR, encoded by the coding sequence GTGCGTGTACTGCTGACAGCCTTCGCACAGGACGCCCATCTCAACGGCGTCGTCCCGCTCGCCTGGGCGCTCAGGACCGCCGGGCACGAGGTCCGGGTGGCCAGCCAGCCGGCCGCGGTCGAGAGCATCACCCGGGCCGGTCTGACGGCCGTGCCGGTCGGCGACGACCACCGCATGGACGCCGTCATCCCCACCGTCGGCACCGGGATGCTCATGCACCACCTGGACCGCGACTACCTGGAGAACCGCCCGGAGCGGCTGAGCCTCGACTTCCTGCGGGCGTCGAACGCGATGCTGACGGCGACCTTCTACGCGCAGATCAACAACGACTCGATGATCGACGCGCTCGTCGACTACGCCCGGTTCTGGCAGCCGGACCTGGTGCTCTGGGAGCCCTTCACCTTCGCCGGCGCCGTCGCCGCCAAGGCGACCGGGGCCGCCCACGCCCGGCTCCTGGCCTTCCCCGACCTGTTCGCGAACACCCACCTGACACTGCGCCGGCGGCAGGCGGAACTGCCCGCGGAACTGCGCGACGACCCGCTGGAGGAGTGGCTGGCGTACACCCTCGACCGGCACGGCGCCGCCTTCGACCCGGACGTGGTCACGGGGCAGTGGTCGGTCGACCAGATGCCCCCCGGCGTGCGGATGGAGCTGGGGCTGCCGACGGTGCCCACGCGCTACGTGCCGTACAACGGGCCCGGCCCGGCCGTCGTGCCCGACTGGCTGCGCCGGCCGCCGGAGCGCCGCCGGGTCTGCCTCACCCTCGGGCTCACCATCCGGGACACGGAGTTCCCCAACGCCGTCGACGTCGACGAGGTCTTCGCCTCGCTGGCCGACCTGGACGTCGAGGTGGTGGCGACGCTGAGCGAGAAGGAACTCGCCCAGGTGTCGCGGGTGCCGGACAACACGCGGGTCGTCGACCACGTGGCGCTGCTGGCGCTGCTGCCCACGTGTTCGGCGATCGTCCACCACGGCGGTGCCGGCACCTGGGCGACCGCCGCCGCGCACGGGGTGCCGCAGGTGGCGCTCGGCTGGATGTGGGACGCGATCTACCGGGCCCAGCGGGTGGAGGAGCTGGGCGCGGGGCTGCACCTGCACTCCGAGGGCCTGACCGTGGAGGTCCTGCGCGACAAGCTCGTGCGGGTGCTGGACGACCCCTCGTTCACGGAAGGCGCCCGCCGGCTGCGCCTGGCCATGCTGTCGGCGCCGAGCCCCAACGAAGTGGTGCCCACGATCGAGAAACTGACGGCTCGTCACCGCCCGGTGGCCGCGGCCCGCTGA
- the rfbB gene encoding dTDP-glucose 4,6-dehydratase: MNILVTGAAGFIGSHFVRTLLSGGYPGHEDDRVTVLDKLTYAGTLNNLPAHHPRLTFVHGDICDTPLLDKVFPGHEAVVHFAAESHVDRSVEGAEAFVRTNVLGTQALLEAALRHGTDVFVQVSTDETYGSIAEGRWTEDEPLLPNSPYAASKASADLIARSYWRTHGLDVRITRCANNYGPGQHPEKLVPLFVTRLLDGQPVPLYGDGSNLREWLHVDDHCHAVRLVLDRGRPGEVYNVGGGTHLTNKEMTGRLLALCGRDWDLVRRVADRKGHDFRYAVDDSKIRRELGYAPRWSLDDGLRETVEWYAAHRDHWDAREEGAAGGY, encoded by the coding sequence GTGAACATCCTGGTGACCGGTGCGGCCGGCTTCATCGGCTCGCACTTCGTCAGAACGCTGCTGAGCGGCGGATACCCCGGGCACGAGGACGACCGGGTGACCGTCCTGGACAAGCTCACCTACGCGGGGACCCTGAACAACCTGCCGGCGCACCACCCGCGGCTGACCTTCGTGCACGGCGACATCTGCGACACCCCCCTGCTGGACAAGGTGTTCCCGGGCCACGAGGCGGTGGTCCACTTCGCCGCGGAGTCGCACGTGGACCGCTCGGTGGAGGGCGCCGAGGCCTTCGTCCGCACCAACGTGCTCGGCACGCAGGCCCTGCTCGAAGCGGCGCTGCGGCACGGCACGGACGTCTTCGTCCAGGTCTCCACGGACGAGACGTACGGTTCCATCGCCGAGGGGCGCTGGACGGAGGACGAGCCGCTGCTGCCCAACTCGCCGTACGCGGCGTCGAAGGCGTCGGCCGACCTCATCGCCCGCTCGTACTGGCGCACCCACGGCCTGGACGTGCGCATCACCCGGTGCGCGAACAACTACGGCCCCGGCCAGCACCCCGAGAAGCTGGTCCCGCTGTTCGTCACCCGGCTCCTCGACGGGCAGCCGGTCCCGCTGTACGGGGACGGCTCGAACCTGCGGGAGTGGCTGCACGTGGACGACCACTGTCACGCGGTGCGGCTGGTGCTGGACCGGGGCCGGCCGGGGGAGGTCTACAACGTCGGCGGCGGCACCCATCTGACCAACAAGGAGATGACCGGCCGCCTCCTCGCGCTCTGCGGACGGGACTGGGACCTCGTGCGGCGGGTGGCGGACCGCAAGGGACACGACTTCCGGTACGCCGTGGACGACTCGAAGATCCGCCGCGAACTGGGCTACGCGCCCCGCTGGTCGCTCGACGACGGGCTGCGCGAGACGGTCGAGTGGTACGCCGCCCACCGTGACCACTGGGACGCCCGGGAGGAAGGCGCCGCCGGGGGGTACTAA
- a CDS encoding ATP-binding cassette domain-containing protein — MGGADLAIQTEALKKKYGDKEALAGLDLEVPRGVVYGLLGPNGAGKTTAVRILSTLLKYDEGTARVAGYDVATQSAQVRYSIGLLGQHAAVDEDLSGRQNLVMFGRLYHIGKRNAQARADELLERFGLTEAAGKPAKQYSGGMRRRLDLAASLILAPSVLFLDEPTTGLDPRGRNDVWESVRGLIAEGRTVLLTTQYLEEADQLADRIALIDNGRVVESGTPDQLKNKIGGDRIDVVLRRAHDLDRATRTIGALLRAEPETDADNRRVSVVVDNRVAALTAVARELDDAGIEAEDIALRRPTLDEVFLNLTGNGAATSAEQSLKEVAQS; from the coding sequence ATGGGCGGCGCCGACCTGGCGATCCAGACCGAAGCTCTGAAGAAGAAATACGGCGACAAGGAGGCCCTCGCGGGACTCGACCTGGAGGTACCCCGAGGCGTCGTCTACGGCCTTCTCGGCCCGAACGGCGCCGGAAAGACCACCGCGGTCCGCATCCTCTCCACCCTGCTGAAGTACGACGAGGGAACAGCCCGGGTCGCCGGCTACGACGTCGCCACCCAGTCGGCCCAGGTCCGCTACAGCATCGGACTCCTCGGCCAGCACGCCGCGGTGGACGAGGACCTGAGCGGCCGTCAGAACCTCGTGATGTTCGGGCGCTTATACCACATCGGCAAACGCAACGCCCAGGCCAGGGCCGACGAACTGCTGGAGCGCTTCGGCCTGACCGAGGCCGCCGGCAAGCCGGCCAAGCAGTACTCCGGCGGTATGCGCCGGCGGCTCGACCTCGCCGCCAGCCTCATCCTGGCCCCCTCCGTGCTGTTCCTCGACGAGCCCACCACCGGGCTCGACCCGCGGGGCCGCAACGACGTCTGGGAGTCCGTCCGCGGCCTGATCGCCGAGGGCCGCACCGTCCTGCTGACCACCCAGTACCTCGAGGAGGCCGACCAGCTGGCCGACCGCATCGCCCTGATCGACAACGGCAGGGTCGTCGAGTCCGGCACCCCGGACCAGCTCAAGAACAAGATCGGCGGCGACCGGATCGACGTCGTCCTCCGCCGCGCCCACGACCTCGACCGCGCCACCCGCACCATCGGCGCCCTGCTGCGCGCCGAGCCCGAGACGGACGCCGACAACCGGCGCGTCAGCGTCGTCGTCGACAACCGCGTCGCCGCCCTCACCGCCGTCGCCCGCGAACTGGACGACGCCGGCATCGAGGCCGAGGACATCGCCCTGCGCAGGCCCACACTCGACGAGGTGTTCCTGAACCTGACCGGCAACGGGGCGGCCACGTCCGCCGAGCAGAGCCTCAAGGAGGTCGCCCAGTCATGA
- a CDS encoding P450-derived glycosyltransferase activator — protein MLTDQTNSELGRHLLTIRGVQFIFGAQGDPFAMILRAGDDDPLGHGARAREQGLHESSIGAWVTAQRELGARILGDERFSPRHAEEGPQAHPGVDVWDNPLLCHVVPLDDAQLNRDPAAYRALARAAAPLLSAEALAARLPEIEAAYREALAATGERFDLYRDVAVPAALRVVADVLGLPEETRQRLPELHAGLATALDAGHCPQQLVAARALFTAMADLSAELTGLVDSGRATGLAALAGVSPEDAVAVGTLAVVVGVEVTATAVCNAVEVLLDHREEWERIGREPERAGAAVREALRLAPPLRFESRIAREQAEFDGKTVEEGRRVVVLVDAANRDPEAFADPDAFVPARADADRSLTLLGGPAAPVTEALVRLQTEAAVRVLAELRPGLRTGAEVLHRMRSAVLRGVLRFPVA, from the coding sequence ATGCTGACCGATCAGACCAACAGCGAGTTGGGCCGGCATCTGCTGACCATCCGAGGCGTCCAGTTCATCTTCGGCGCCCAGGGCGACCCCTTCGCCATGATCCTGCGCGCCGGCGACGACGACCCCCTCGGCCACGGGGCACGCGCCCGCGAACAGGGCCTGCACGAGAGCAGCATCGGCGCGTGGGTCACCGCGCAGCGCGAACTCGGCGCCCGGATCCTCGGCGACGAGCGGTTCTCCCCGCGCCACGCCGAGGAGGGGCCGCAGGCCCACCCGGGCGTCGACGTCTGGGACAACCCCCTGCTGTGCCATGTCGTGCCCCTCGACGACGCCCAGCTCAACCGCGATCCGGCCGCCTACCGCGCGCTGGCCCGGGCCGCGGCCCCGCTGCTGTCGGCCGAGGCGCTCGCCGCCCGGCTGCCGGAGATCGAGGCGGCCTACCGCGAGGCGCTGGCCGCGACCGGCGAACGGTTCGACCTGTACCGGGACGTCGCCGTCCCCGCCGCCCTGCGCGTGGTGGCCGACGTGCTCGGCCTGCCCGAGGAGACGCGGCAGCGCCTGCCCGAACTGCACGCGGGTCTCGCCACCGCCCTGGACGCCGGCCACTGCCCGCAGCAACTGGTCGCCGCGCGGGCGCTGTTCACGGCCATGGCGGACCTCTCCGCCGAACTGACCGGCCTGGTCGACAGCGGCCGCGCCACCGGCCTCGCCGCGCTCGCCGGTGTGTCGCCCGAGGACGCGGTCGCCGTCGGGACGCTCGCCGTCGTGGTGGGCGTCGAGGTCACCGCGACCGCCGTGTGCAACGCGGTCGAGGTCCTGCTGGACCACCGCGAGGAGTGGGAGCGGATCGGGCGGGAGCCCGAACGGGCCGGGGCCGCGGTCCGCGAGGCCCTGCGGCTTGCCCCGCCGCTGCGGTTCGAGAGCCGGATCGCGCGCGAACAGGCCGAGTTCGACGGCAAGACCGTCGAGGAGGGCCGGCGCGTCGTGGTGCTCGTCGACGCGGCCAACCGCGACCCGGAGGCCTTCGCCGACCCGGACGCCTTCGTCCCCGCCCGCGCCGACGCCGACCGGTCGCTGACCCTGCTCGGCGGTCCCGCGGCCCCGGTCACCGAGGCACTGGTCCGGCTCCAGACGGAAGCCGCGGTGCGCGTCCTCGCCGAGCTGCGGCCCGGCCTGCGCACGGGCGCCGAGGTGCTGCACCGCATGCGCTCGGCGGTGCTGCGCGGCGTCCTGCGCTTCCCGGTCGCATGA
- a CDS encoding ABC transporter permease, with protein sequence MTAIIAPELPRNPLAKLGWVLADSWTLTLRGLSHWARNPTQILAGLAFPILMVLLFGGIFGSGMQVEGGGDYMEFLMPGMFVMSMAFGIGETMAGVTADASKGVTDRFRSMPMSAASVVIGQSIVNMLYSTVVLMILMGCGVIAGWSWSDGFMQALGAFALLLLLRFALLWVGIYLGLIIKTPEAASAVYTLLFPLGIVANTFASPEMMPGWLATIAEWNPLSSTAHATRELFGNPGVGGTSWIAEHAMLMSFVWPLAIFAVFFPLAVRKYRALSR encoded by the coding sequence ATGACCGCGATCATCGCGCCCGAACTGCCCAGGAACCCGCTGGCCAAACTGGGCTGGGTCCTCGCGGACTCCTGGACGCTCACCCTCCGCGGACTGTCCCACTGGGCCCGCAACCCCACCCAGATCCTGGCCGGCCTCGCCTTCCCGATCCTGATGGTGCTGCTCTTCGGCGGCATCTTCGGCAGCGGCATGCAGGTCGAGGGCGGCGGGGACTACATGGAGTTCCTGATGCCCGGCATGTTCGTCATGTCGATGGCCTTCGGCATCGGCGAGACCATGGCCGGCGTCACCGCCGACGCCTCCAAGGGCGTCACCGACCGGTTCCGCTCCATGCCCATGTCCGCCGCCTCCGTGGTGATCGGGCAGAGCATCGTCAACATGCTCTACAGCACCGTCGTCCTGATGATCCTCATGGGCTGCGGGGTCATCGCCGGATGGAGCTGGAGCGACGGGTTCATGCAGGCGCTCGGCGCCTTCGCGCTCCTGCTCCTGCTGCGCTTCGCCCTGCTCTGGGTCGGCATCTACCTCGGTCTGATCATCAAGACCCCGGAGGCGGCCTCCGCCGTCTACACCCTGCTGTTCCCGCTCGGCATCGTCGCCAACACCTTCGCCTCCCCGGAGATGATGCCGGGCTGGCTGGCGACCATCGCCGAGTGGAACCCGCTGTCGTCCACCGCCCACGCCACCCGTGAGCTGTTCGGCAACCCCGGGGTGGGCGGCACCTCCTGGATCGCCGAGCACGCGATGCTCATGTCCTTCGTCTGGCCGCTCGCGATCTTCGCGGTGTTCTTCCCGCTGGCCGTCCGCAAGTACCGGGCCCTGAGCAGGTAA